The genome window CTGGCCATAATTATTGATATTTCCGGCGATCTGGACTTCGAGGGCGAAGAAATGCTGGCCTCTTTTGTGAGTGAATTTGTAGCTCTGAAAGGAGCCAATGTGGCTTTGAATCTGGAAAAACTGAACTTCACTAACAGTACAGGAATTGCAGTCATCAGGAAATTCTGTGCGGTGGTCATGAAAAATGGCGGAAAGCTGGTGGCCTATGCCCCAAATTCCATGGTGGAAATGGTCATCAAACTCACCAAAGCGGATCTTTTCATCAAGATATTTCCCACTGAATCAGAAGCTCTTAAAAACCTGGCCTGAAAGAAATGTAAACAGGTTCCAGTAAGGCAGAGCTGATATTCCCGATATGGGAAGCGGTCTGTGCTTGAATTTTCTTAGATGGCGGGTATTATTTAAATTATAGGGCCTTTGCTTCTGCGAGGGGGGCATTCGTTTTTGGATGGAAGCGAGCCCATTCCTGAACCTGAAGCTAAAATCGGGTCAGGTCCATTTTGCAGCCTAATGAAGGAGGTGATCAAATGTAGTTAACAAGCGGACAAGGAGGAAATAGAGTATGAGCGTCTACAAGTATGGAGTAGCAAACACAAAAAAAGACTACAGTAAGATCGCTTTCGAGGGGAAAAGAAGTTTCAGGGATTTTCAGGATCCTATTTCCGATTTTCCCAAAGCCGGGATCATCAATTCCATCACCAGCGGTTATATTGAACATGAGCTGGAAGTTGCGAGAAAAATCCAGATCAATCTTCTCCCTTCTCAATGCACCGGGCTTAAAGGGCTGGAATCAGCCTGCTTTTATGAACCGGCGCACATCGTTGGTGGTGATTATTATGACATGCTGGAACTGGATGAGTCCCATAAGGCTTTCCTGATCGGCGATGTTTCAGGTAAAGGCGTGCCTGCTTCGATGCTGATGGTGATGATCAGAAGCATCATCCATTACGCGGCTCAGCACAAAGTGCT of Candidatus Wallbacteria bacterium contains these proteins:
- a CDS encoding STAS domain-containing protein, with product MSIEIVRREKKLDSGSLAIIIDISGDLDFEGEEMLASFVSEFVALKGANVALNLEKLNFTNSTGIAVIRKFCAVVMKNGGKLVAYAPNSMVEMVIKLTKADLFIKIFPTESEALKNLA